A stretch of the Bradyrhizobium sp. CCBAU 53351 genome encodes the following:
- a CDS encoding ABC transporter ATP-binding protein, protein MLELRGVNAGYGTFQALFDVNLDVKAGEAVGVIGPNGAGKTTLMRVISGLIRPARGSIRMEGTDVVATPPHKIVSLGIAHVPENRRLFPQLSVDDNLKMGAFMKEARGHYAERLEVVFDLFPRLKERRHQMAGTMSGGEQQMCAIGRALMSNPKLLLLDEPSAGLAPVVVQQVFELVKRIRSRGLTVLIVEQNVQQVLKVVDRAYLIEAGTIRASGTSAEMLASDTVKEAYLGV, encoded by the coding sequence ATGCTGGAGCTCCGCGGCGTCAATGCCGGCTATGGCACCTTCCAGGCGCTGTTCGACGTCAATCTCGACGTCAAGGCCGGCGAAGCCGTCGGCGTCATCGGCCCCAACGGCGCCGGCAAGACCACCTTGATGCGCGTCATCTCCGGCCTGATCCGCCCCGCGCGCGGCTCGATCCGGATGGAGGGCACGGACGTCGTGGCGACGCCACCGCACAAGATCGTCAGCCTCGGCATTGCGCATGTGCCGGAGAACCGGCGGCTGTTTCCGCAGCTCTCGGTGGACGACAATCTCAAGATGGGTGCCTTCATGAAGGAGGCGCGGGGCCATTATGCCGAGCGGCTCGAGGTCGTGTTCGACCTGTTCCCGCGCCTGAAGGAGCGGCGCCACCAGATGGCCGGCACCATGTCCGGCGGCGAGCAGCAGATGTGCGCGATCGGCCGCGCGCTGATGTCCAATCCGAAGCTGCTGCTGCTGGACGAGCCGTCGGCGGGCCTTGCGCCCGTCGTGGTGCAGCAGGTGTTCGAGCTGGTGAAGCGGATCCGCAGCCGCGGGCTGACCGTGCTGATCGTCGAGCAGAACGTGCAGCAGGTGCTGAAAGTGGTCGACCGCGCCTATCTGATCGAGGCCGGCACGATCAGGGCGTCCGGCACCTCGGCCGAGATGCTGGCGAGCGACACGGTCAAGGAAGCTTATCTGGGGGTGTGA
- a CDS encoding ABC transporter ATP-binding protein — protein sequence MLEVSGLVKRFGGFTAVNNVSFRVDQGEILGLIGPNGSGKSTIFNMLSGTLAPTSGSIMFAGHEIAGLAPHRIINSGVGRTFQIPRPFRRLTIFENVALAGFYGQGRHSRVKAEEAAERSLAMVGLPTDRHASVDGLGAAGLKKLELAKALATAPKLLLADESLGGLDEAEMDQAADMLRNIRDELGITIIWVEHIMGVLMRVVDRVMVLDHGEKISEGLPSAVAGDPRVIEVYLGTDAETTQAAAAEARRRAGGA from the coding sequence GTGCTGGAAGTCAGCGGATTGGTGAAGCGGTTCGGCGGCTTCACCGCCGTCAACAACGTGTCGTTTCGGGTCGATCAGGGCGAGATTCTCGGCCTGATCGGCCCCAACGGCTCGGGCAAGAGCACGATCTTCAACATGCTCTCCGGCACGCTGGCGCCGACCTCGGGCTCGATCATGTTTGCCGGGCATGAGATCGCGGGCCTTGCGCCGCACCGGATCATCAACAGCGGCGTCGGCCGCACCTTCCAGATTCCGCGCCCCTTTCGCCGCCTGACCATTTTCGAGAACGTCGCGCTCGCCGGTTTCTACGGCCAGGGCCGACATAGCCGCGTCAAGGCGGAAGAGGCAGCCGAGCGATCCCTCGCGATGGTCGGCCTGCCGACCGATCGCCACGCCAGCGTCGATGGTCTCGGCGCCGCCGGCCTGAAGAAGCTCGAGCTCGCCAAGGCGCTCGCCACGGCGCCTAAGCTGCTGCTGGCCGATGAAAGCCTCGGCGGCCTCGACGAGGCCGAGATGGATCAGGCCGCCGACATGCTGCGCAACATCCGCGACGAGCTCGGCATCACCATCATCTGGGTCGAGCACATCATGGGCGTGCTGATGCGCGTCGTCGATCGCGTCATGGTGCTCGACCACGGCGAGAAGATCTCGGAAGGCCTGCCGAGTGCGGTAGCGGGCGATCCGCGCGTCATCGAGGTCTATCTCGGCACCGATGCCGAGACCACGCAGGCCGCGGCCGCCGAAGCGCGCCGCCGCGCGGGAGGCGCGTGA
- a CDS encoding ABC transporter substrate-binding protein, producing the protein MRLRMAARLLHGLVVAIAATGLAASAQAQDKKIKIGVVFDLTGPLAGGGSELNYVGAKIILDHFAKTGVEGYKIEAVYADAQSKPDIAINESVRLLEQEKVDMVLGFFSSAQCVPVAARVEQLKKFMWMTTCISSAVFNEKGYKYVFRPQASGDQFGMMTMDFIAQNAKEKLGKEPKDLRVAIIHEDGAYGVDVSKGNEAGAKKAGFNVVLKEGYSATAPDLSPLVTKLKRAKPDVIFHTGYNPDITLLLRQAREQGLKFGALMGHGAGYGVYEKLKEGMGADAAYIFNTDPISIWLANQKTMDPKLPPVIKMVGEEFDKIKPGVAIRSAHVGIGASNTYVFMADVLPRAIKKYGGVDPEALRKAALDTDIPEGGTMLGFGVKFYGEGTPMAGQNERSFPVVIQYLDDKSHVVWPKSQAQRDAVLPLPKGTTYSNQ; encoded by the coding sequence ATGCGCCTGCGCATGGCTGCCCGGTTGCTACATGGGCTGGTGGTCGCGATAGCAGCGACGGGCTTGGCGGCGTCCGCCCAGGCCCAGGACAAGAAGATCAAGATCGGCGTCGTCTTTGATTTGACCGGGCCTCTGGCCGGCGGCGGCTCCGAGCTCAATTATGTCGGCGCGAAGATCATCCTCGACCATTTCGCCAAGACCGGCGTGGAGGGCTACAAGATCGAGGCGGTCTATGCCGACGCGCAGAGCAAGCCCGACATCGCCATCAACGAATCCGTCCGCCTGCTCGAGCAGGAGAAGGTCGACATGGTACTCGGCTTCTTCTCCTCGGCCCAATGCGTGCCGGTGGCCGCCCGCGTCGAGCAGCTCAAGAAGTTCATGTGGATGACGACCTGCATCTCGTCGGCCGTGTTCAACGAGAAAGGCTACAAATACGTGTTCCGCCCGCAGGCGAGCGGCGACCAGTTCGGCATGATGACGATGGATTTCATCGCGCAGAACGCCAAGGAGAAGCTCGGCAAGGAACCGAAGGATTTGCGCGTCGCCATCATCCACGAGGACGGCGCCTATGGCGTCGACGTCTCCAAGGGCAACGAGGCCGGCGCGAAGAAGGCCGGCTTCAACGTCGTGCTCAAAGAGGGCTATTCGGCGACCGCGCCCGATCTGTCCCCGCTGGTGACCAAGCTGAAGCGCGCCAAGCCCGACGTCATCTTCCACACCGGCTACAATCCGGACATCACCCTGCTGCTGCGCCAGGCCCGCGAGCAGGGGCTGAAGTTCGGTGCGCTGATGGGCCATGGCGCCGGCTATGGCGTCTATGAGAAGCTGAAGGAAGGCATGGGGGCCGACGCCGCCTATATCTTCAACACCGACCCGATCTCGATCTGGCTGGCCAACCAGAAGACCATGGATCCGAAGCTCCCGCCCGTCATCAAGATGGTCGGCGAGGAGTTCGACAAGATCAAGCCCGGCGTCGCCATCCGCTCCGCCCATGTCGGCATCGGTGCCTCCAACACTTATGTGTTCATGGCGGATGTGCTGCCGCGGGCGATCAAGAAATATGGCGGCGTCGATCCCGAGGCGCTGCGCAAGGCGGCGCTCGACACCGACATCCCCGAAGGCGGCACCATGCTCGGCTTCGGCGTGAAGTTCTACGGCGAGGGCACGCCGATGGCCGGGCAGAACGAGCGCTCGTTCCCTGTCGTGATCCAGTATCTCGACGACAAGTCTCACGTGGTGTGGCCGAAGAGCCAGGCGCAGCGCGACGCCGTGCTGCCGCTGCCGAAGGGCACCACCTACAGCAACCAGTAG
- a CDS encoding NUDIX hydrolase, with protein MTSPIIHRVTTLDLAVRPIVWPFAEEWRDEIAAHFAEKQRERPKIWNGRVLLGRDPVFADGCFAATYFETDFASFLAWRDWGFPGPAVFNGFGMGALRSADGAFVMGEMAPHTANAGRIYFPSGTPDLDDVRGDTLDIPGSVVRELEEETGLTAADFRAEPDWHCIVSGPAIAMMQVLNLDMSGEEARARIEANLASEDEPELSAIHLVRGMSDLRPTMPRFVTAFVEQQFASR; from the coding sequence CGATCGTCTGGCCGTTCGCGGAGGAATGGCGCGACGAGATCGCGGCGCATTTCGCCGAAAAGCAGCGCGAGCGGCCAAAGATCTGGAACGGCCGCGTCCTGCTCGGGCGCGATCCCGTGTTCGCGGACGGCTGTTTCGCTGCGACCTATTTCGAGACCGATTTCGCCAGCTTCCTCGCCTGGCGTGACTGGGGCTTTCCTGGGCCTGCCGTGTTCAACGGTTTTGGCATGGGCGCGCTGCGCAGCGCCGACGGCGCCTTCGTCATGGGTGAGATGGCGCCGCACACCGCCAATGCGGGCCGTATCTATTTCCCCTCGGGCACGCCCGATCTCGACGACGTCAGGGGTGACACGCTGGACATTCCCGGCAGCGTCGTCCGCGAGCTCGAGGAAGAGACCGGCCTCACCGCGGCGGACTTTCGGGCCGAGCCGGACTGGCACTGCATCGTCAGTGGCCCTGCGATTGCGATGATGCAGGTACTCAACCTGGATATGTCCGGCGAGGAGGCGCGCGCCCGCATCGAAGCCAACCTCGCCAGCGAGGACGAGCCCGAATTGTCGGCCATTCATCTCGTGCGCGGGATGAGTGATCTCAGGCCGACCATGCCGCGATTTGTCACGGCCTTTGTCGAGCAGCAGTTCGCCTCGCGCTGA